The following proteins are co-located in the Flectobacillus major DSM 103 genome:
- a CDS encoding TetR/AcrR family transcriptional regulator: MSELLQKDELIIQEVITAAKELFKRYGLKKTTMEDIAKYVGKGKSTLYYYFPSKQEIFEAVVEHEMKELFRSIEIAAENAPTAREKLKVYCTTRFEKLAMMCNLSQVLKEDIMDNACTIFQLKKKHSNVEINLVREFLAFGVKSGEFRVLSDEHYDILAKIIVATFRGFELPNLEILELPKDFSTYTDFMIETFIEGFGQKNG; encoded by the coding sequence ATGAGTGAATTACTTCAAAAAGACGAGCTAATAATCCAAGAAGTTATAACAGCTGCTAAAGAATTATTCAAGCGATATGGTTTGAAGAAAACCACTATGGAAGATATTGCCAAATATGTAGGAAAAGGCAAAAGTACATTGTACTATTATTTTCCAAGCAAACAGGAAATATTTGAAGCTGTAGTAGAGCATGAAATGAAAGAACTCTTTCGTTCTATTGAGATAGCAGCCGAAAATGCCCCAACAGCTCGTGAAAAACTAAAAGTGTATTGTACAACTCGTTTTGAAAAATTAGCCATGATGTGTAACTTGAGCCAAGTACTCAAAGAAGACATCATGGACAATGCGTGCACGATTTTTCAGCTAAAAAAGAAGCATAGCAATGTAGAAATAAACCTTGTACGTGAGTTTTTGGCATTCGGCGTAAAGTCTGGTGAGTTTAGAGTTCTTTCCGACGAACATTACGATATTCTTGCCAAAATTATCGTAGCTACATTCCGAGGCTTTGAATTGCCTAATTTAGAGATATTAGAATTACCTAAAGATTTTAGTACTTATACCGATTTTATGATTGAAACCTTTATTGAAGGTTTTGGACAAAAGAACGGTTAG
- a CDS encoding inositol-3-phosphate synthase codes for MNINHTVSAATGKLGILLPGMGAVATTLVAGVIAARKGIAHPTGSLTQTANIRLGKRTENRNPKIKDFVPLAPLENIVFGGWDVFGDNMYEAAVKAGVLERHMVEQVRDELQTIVPMKAVFDKRYVKNLDGQNVKPQTSKLALIDELLADIENFKIANDCERLVMVWCGSTEIYHEAKEVHSSLAKFEEGLANNDADIAPSMMYAYAALKSGVPFAMGAPNLCLDIPALEELAALTHTPIAGKDFKTGQTLMKTIVAPGLRARALGVRGWFSTNILGNRDGLVLDAPENFKTKEVSKGSVLEGILDGEQNPELWGDIHHKVRIEYYPPLGDNKEGWDNIDIFGWMGYQMQIKINFLCRDSILAAPIVLDLALFLDLAKRANLSGIQEWLSFYWKAPQTLPELEPIHDLFKQLEKLENTLRYLMGEELITNLGMDYYENVEEDVEL; via the coding sequence ATGAATATCAATCATACAGTTTCGGCTGCCACGGGCAAATTAGGTATTTTATTGCCAGGTATGGGTGCTGTAGCAACCACTTTAGTAGCAGGCGTTATTGCTGCTCGTAAGGGTATAGCTCACCCAACAGGCTCATTGACACAAACGGCAAATATTCGTTTGGGAAAACGTACAGAAAATCGTAATCCAAAAATTAAGGATTTTGTACCGTTAGCTCCTCTTGAAAATATCGTATTTGGAGGCTGGGATGTGTTTGGCGACAATATGTATGAAGCTGCCGTAAAAGCGGGAGTATTGGAACGCCACATGGTAGAGCAAGTACGTGACGAGTTGCAGACTATTGTGCCGATGAAAGCGGTATTTGACAAGCGTTATGTAAAAAACCTTGATGGCCAGAATGTGAAGCCACAAACAAGCAAATTAGCTTTGATAGATGAGCTATTGGCAGATATTGAAAACTTCAAAATAGCTAATGATTGTGAGCGTTTGGTGATGGTTTGGTGTGGTTCTACCGAAATTTATCATGAAGCAAAAGAAGTACACTCGTCATTAGCAAAATTTGAAGAAGGCTTAGCCAACAACGATGCTGATATTGCCCCTTCAATGATGTATGCTTATGCTGCCCTCAAATCGGGTGTGCCATTTGCAATGGGTGCTCCAAACCTTTGCTTGGATATTCCAGCTTTGGAAGAATTAGCTGCTTTGACTCACACGCCAATTGCAGGTAAAGACTTCAAAACAGGTCAAACTTTAATGAAAACGATTGTTGCACCTGGTCTTAGAGCCAGAGCATTGGGCGTAAGAGGGTGGTTCTCTACCAATATTCTTGGCAACCGAGATGGCTTGGTGTTAGATGCTCCAGAAAACTTCAAAACCAAAGAGGTTTCAAAAGGAAGCGTACTGGAAGGTATTTTGGATGGCGAACAAAACCCTGAACTATGGGGCGATATTCACCACAAAGTAAGAATTGAATACTACCCACCACTTGGCGACAACAAAGAAGGATGGGACAACATCGATATTTTTGGATGGATGGGCTACCAAATGCAAATCAAAATCAATTTCTTGTGCCGTGACTCAATCTTGGCAGCTCCAATTGTACTTGATTTAGCATTGTTCTTAGACCTTGCCAAGCGTGCAAACCTTTCTGGTATCCAAGAATGGCTTTCATTCTACTGGAAAGCTCCTCAAACTTTACCAGAATTAGAACCAATCCACGATTTGTTCAAACAATTGGAGAAGCTTGAAAATACATTACGTTATTTGATGGGTGAAGAGCTTATTACCAATCTTGGAATGGATTATTATGAAAATGTTGAAGAAGACGTTGAATTATAA